TAAAAAGATGGGAGTCtgatatataagaaaatttcacttttttcaGACAACAGTCATTGAAATGTCTTTAGCCTCAAAATCATTGCCATCTTCGGTTATGACTTCAATTTCGACTTGGCTTCAGGTTTAGTGAAATCTTTAGTTTCTTCAACCTCATCATCATGATATTTGGGATCCAGGAAAGCATCTAATGGCAACTGCATCTTACTAGAGGTAGACAACTCGACTTCATTTTGGCCTGTTCTTATTGCAGAATGTTCCTTCCATATATTAAAGGCATCTCTAGATGATACTCTGTGATCGGTTCAAAAACAACCAACAATGATGAATTCATCATCATTTGATGCAACTCGTTTATTTGTGGATCATCATTGAGTCCtgaatttttgtttgttatccAAATTCATTGACAATTTTGATGATACAATATGAGctaaagattttttttcatattttctcgaCACTAAAACTCGTTGCTAACATGTTCAAGCTCTCTGCACACAAGTTGATCGCAATATTGTCACTTTGCCAGTATACAAATGTCTCGACATTTCATCACTAAGGGCCACCTCATAATACTCAAGTCCTCCTTTGATAGACCCAAAAAATCTCAACTTCAGACTTGATGTCCTCTTGGTATCTCTAATTTGGATTTTCCTCcaaatcaattttttcatttgttccaaATGTTAATCAAAGATTGATTGAAATCGAAATAGTTGATCATTATAATCAACTAGGACAATAAATCAATTGGCCACCTTATCTATTAAGattgtaatatattaattactagCATTAGAAAGATAATGTTCACAAACTCAATAGTTGTtaataacatatcattcaacaaAGGAAATACtgaaatagtaataaaaataacataatatataacatattcaagaaattttataatacttaTATATAACATTCGTCATAAAAACATTTACACGAAAAATTGAGTTGTAGTAAAGAgtgattgaaaatgtttaaagtattttgattgttttaatgTTGAAATGTATATAAtgataagattaaaaaaaaaagattcataaAGTTCggaaaaaattaaatgggtAAAATCTAAACTCTTATTTCAACATGTACAAATGTCGAACTCATGCCGGTTAAGGTTAAACTCATATTAATTGAAATACCATATTACGTAAGACATCCATAAAAATGACCATAACCGGAACATCTTGAATATCGAGTTTAAGGAGTTGACACCTCATGTCACAGTCCCAAACAATGGAAGTTAGATTTTGCAATGAATCGTTGACACTATAACATCTAAAATTGTTcagtattaaaaatatatattttgaaaactaatcataaaatatgttgagaaaagaacattaaaaattttaaaacccttttCCCATTGCATAAGGTTTCAAAAGGCTCCATAGTGGATTTTCtcgttatatatatatttctcttatttggaaatttaaacatttgatGGGGAAAGAGaatatgtattttattgtaaaatttaagttaatttacataaaagttttatattatttatacttaatggcggatttattaatataattaaatttaagctttGAATTGATCcgacattttcttttcaataaaaataacacttttaatggaattttaacttttacaaatagTATTGAAGGGTGACATGtgagtataaaataaatattacatgtATAAAATTCcacaaacaatatatatatatatatatttctcaaaaacaaaataaaatttcctcaTTCGACGATTTAATATACAAATCATCTAACATTTCATTTCCATCCGTCTACTATTTTTGCCTTTAGTAGTTTTCACACTTAAAGAAACAAGTAAATTCAATTTCCCCAACATATGcgtgtaaaaataaaatggacgTATTAAAACAACTTCAGACAGAGACGAATCATTCAAGTACATAAAAACACTGGTGGTCGGGTCTCTGTTGTTAATCCACAGGCTTGTCAGAAAcattttatgtcaaaattaccaagttccaaatttatattttttattagttgtCGTTTTTGTTTGAGAAACTAAAACGCAGTCGCTGTGTAATTCTTTTCCTTAAATCTCATGGATCACAACTTGTTATCACATCACCAAATATGAATCCAGAAGCAAAAGGATGGAAAAAAACCAATaatctattattttcttaataaactTTTTAATCTAAAAACTTACATTCTTGTTGTCGGGGCAACCCGAAAATGATTTGGCCCAGTTGATGCGTGCCCCAGCACATCTggtgaaaaaaattgaagaagaatcaacaaggaaaaaaataaggatttttaatttagtcaagGGGATGATCAGAAGGGATTTGGCCAAAAATATCAGGACATGAATCCCATTTCCCTTGCTCTCTAGCCTCCCAATATCCACCAATAAATCGATATGAATCACTGTTTTTATCCTTTGCAAACCACCTTGGCTTCCAACCTCTCTCTTGCATGTTCCGAGCCTGAATTCGATTTGAAAACAGAAACCCCAATTAGACATAAAACAACCTTCAAAAGTATTTGCTAAATCCAGTAGTATAATCAAAAGTACAATTAGTTTTTATTCTTTGTATTTCTGAGATTTGATGCAAACAAATAACATTGATATCAGTGTTAATGAGAAACCGTCTAAATGGTAGACTTCTAAAATCTAACGAAGTATATGAGTTGAAATCCCACAATGCATACGTTCTTTAAGAGAATGAGTTCTTCTACTACTTAAGTTCTATACGCAGCTCAGTGTTATAACATTTCAGAAGTCCATATCAACACTTCGATGGTTTTTCATTAATTCAAGTTTACTTGTTTGCACCAAAATCAAGTGcacaatgattaaattattcAGTTCTATGGTACATGATTAAACTGTACTTTTGGCTATAGTATGACTGCCTATATGTATACTTTAACTGCTAAATCCTTTAACCATAAAGCaaccaagaaaagaaaacctgGGTTTCGGTGAAATCCTCAGTAGGGTATTTAATAACTTAAGATTGATGTTATTTCTAGCTGTATGCACCACTCATGGTTTATGTTTTCACTACATTGGTGGCATCTGCAGGTTAGTTTTATAAAGCCTTGAAATGCTCTTAGTTGAGCTTTTTATATTATCCTCAACTAGGAGTCTAAATCTTGGAATGAGTAAATCACAACTACGGTTTTTGGAAGAACAAAACCAAGTTCCTAACCCACATAACATCTACATGTAATTATAAATCAATAGTTCATGGGCTCTATAACTCTTCCCTAGCCAATTTGCTTCATTGATACATGGAATTTGTtgcagaaaagaaaactaaaacttaCCTGTCGTTGCCGCTGCTCCAACCGCAGCTTCTCTGAATTTGCCATTTCATACTCCCCGTTTTCCAGATACCTTTGATCAGGTCTCAGCCTTGAATCTGTAGGAGGCAACTTTTCCTGTGTACATTAAGGAGATTGAAATCAACATGCCGATTACTGCAAGCAATTCTGAGGGTACCTAGTTGGTGCATCGGTTTCAAAATCATTCCATTTAATTCCTATAGTTTCAAATGGACAAACTAATTTGATCTTTAGGACCAAAATTTCATtaccaaaaatcaaatataaatcatcaattcacaaaaaCCATCAAGGTATTAGATGTAATTCAGGAATTGTAGGGATAGCCCAAAAATgcaatgaaatatatttaaggCATTAGACAGCTGCCTAGTTTTAATCCAATCGAAACTATTATAACAATCACCTTCAGACCAGGAGTGAGCTCATTCAATGTGATGGCAAAACGTGTTAAGTTATATCTGGTGGAGTATTTAGGAGGCTTGCTCCGCTTCCAGAGCAGATGGGTTTCTGACAAAGAGTCCTGTCCTTTTCCCTTTGCAGAACAATCTCCATTCGCATAATGCATGCTCTCATCCCATTTTCCAAATAATGTAGCCACTGTCTTTCCATTTCTATCTTGAACTCCACCATGTACCTGGAATgcaataaagttttataaactGATAAATGCTTATGATGGTTAAAAAGAGGATGATAGAACAATAACATAACTCTATTAAaacaatttgatatatttagtaaattgattatttttaggaaGATGAAAGATCACCTGGTGAGGGTTTCTATCTATGATAGACTGCTCCTTGAATTTCAGCTTACATGAATAGTCACGATTCCCCTCTATTCGCATAGTACCATAGTGATCACAGTACAACTTTCCCAGTATGAGATTGTATATTGATGTTGTCACCTGGCAAAAGAAAATCCATTTAAGTTTGGTTACAACACATACGCCTAATCGTTCTTAAATTTTGGAGTTATACCTTACTCCACTTGAACACGTCTCCATCATCAAACTCCAAGGTCAACACACCCACAGGATCTAGCTGAATTGAGCGACCCCAAAATTTGCTCTTTAAATTGCTATCACCCCACAACTTCCATCCTGTACCCTGACAATGACATGCTACAATCATAGGATGATGACTGACCTGACACCAAAAATGGAATAACTATCAGCAACTTCGTGGATAGCATTAAAgcagaaacaaattaaaaaaggacAAAGAAatgaactgaaaaaaaaaatagcaagcAGTGTGCTTTTCTTTTGCCCGTACGGATACTATAAATGATACTGAAGCCTATTAATATTCCCAGTTATTAACACCTAAATGCATAAGTTAATATTTAAGATCGTCTATTAACTACacttgtaaattatgagattcAAAATCTTTAGCACACACTCCTGTTTCCCCTTACACAAATTTGTTTATGGTTGGCCACCCAAACAATATCATTTTAGGTGATGATTGAATAAATATGCTACCTTATTCCTTACCACCCTATATATTAGCTCTACTCCAGTTGCATCCAAAACAAGGTTGCAACTTTTTGGATTGGTATTAAgaccagaaaaagaaaaggaagtgaCAGAAGAACAATCAAAGAGAAGCAAGCTAAAACAGGAAATCCTAGCTCTGCCTTTCTGTGAACCAAAGGATCAATAATATACTAAACTTGCACAGCTCATGCAGTACAGCAAATTTGGCATCAGGCGTGGCAAACTTGTTTCAACCACATATCACTGTACTAACCAGGTAAAACGAACCAAATAGAATGTGCAAAgtcaaaattaaggaaaatattttaatgcatgAAATATACAAGCAAAAAAGGTTTTGATGTTctatgaatattgaatttaataaagCAATAGGGAGGTCAAATGAACCAGGCCTATTCTTCAGTCAAAGGTTTGGCCTTTAAAGCAAGATTAATAtgctttaaattttgaataatgatGTGTAAATGCAGAAAAACAGAAAGTAGAAAACAAGGATAGACTATATCTCAAATACAGCCAAACCTTCTCTGAGAAGAAGCGTACACCTTTATCTGGGAAGTCAGCCTCATATGTTTCTCCTAATAATGGATTAAAGGGTTTGCAAATTCTTCCTTCTGTTGAAGAATATCCAGACACAGCAAATGCAGCCACATTAAGAATTCTCATTAGGTTATTTCCCTGCAAATTTTTGAGGGGAAATTATGAGTCCCAGGGAATCTCACCAAAAATCCAGAttgtcaaagtttattaagggaATGAACTGCTAAAAGCATAGCAACTAGCCTTTTGCACAGTCAAGTATAAAATAGGTGTGAAAGAGAGAAATGATGGGGAAAAATCAGGTAAAGCCCTCATGTATACTATGACTACGTTAAAGAAGTGATGTGATTACAGATAAATATAAGCgcaggaaaattttattttgcaaccAATGCTCTGttctctaaaataaaataatatggaGTTCAAATACTCACCCTTTTACCCCATTCATATGCACGATCAAGCAGATATGAATATTCCAGATCCTCAAAACACTTTTGAAGAGAAGAGAGAGGCTCATTGAAGTAAACAGGAAGACAAACTTTTGTAAGGTCTTTCCCAATATTCTCCTTGATCATTGACCAAAGACTTACACTTTTCTCCCTTTCAACTGGGTCAGGCAACTTTTTTCGCCGTTTAATGCTAGGAAAGTTACTTCCAACAGATTTGACGTAAGGATCAATGTTGTCTTCAGAATCATCAGCAATAGTACCTTCATCAtcagaagaaaaagatgatgtCCGGAGATCAGATCCATTGCTTCTGAAAGAACTTGATGACAAAATGTCACGAGTGTCAAAGAATGTATGATCATCTTCATCAGTTTCTTCTTCTGCAGCGTCAACTCTTTCATTATCATCATCTGTGTCGGTTGAACTTCCTTCTGAGTAAGAattcaaagagaaaagaaaaaaaattaagaaaagaaagcaGTACTATGAAAACATTTAAGTAATAACAATTTCCATAACCAAACATATAAGAAAGCCATGCACTTGAACGAAGAAGACAGTATAAGCAATTTCTATAACTAAGCAACAAGCtctataacaattttaataagtCAGCTCCAGGAAAGGCCAAGCTT
This sequence is a window from Gossypium raimondii isolate GPD5lz chromosome 5, ASM2569854v1, whole genome shotgun sequence. Protein-coding genes within it:
- the LOC105770216 gene encoding oxysterol-binding protein-related protein 1C isoform X1; translated protein: MHPLCCISTVSDHSPVKPLPDNVAMPPHPPVTTVTTTSSSGSSFRSNSVRSTVQILCQSDQNQNNQHRRSSSVDLNRMSQRNGTPLGREVSKALNLAPAPAPPPQVDVKINNIVGNGISGVLYKWVNYGKGWKPRWFVLQDGVLSYYKIHGPDKIVVSQETERGSKVIGEESLRLISRHRNSISRHSQNRRKPFGEVHLKVSSIRESRSDDKRFSIFTGTKRLHLRAEARDDRVAWVEALQAVKDMFPRMSNSELMAPMDNVAVSTEKLRQRLMQERVNELAIQDSEQIMKSEFSALQNHLVLLKQKQSLLIDTLRQLETEKVDLENTVVGESQNKLIDLGASSMIRQDKSSEGSSTDTDDDNERVDAAEEETDEDDHTFFDTRDILSSSSFRSNGSDLRTSSFSSDDEGTIADDSEDNIDPYVKSVGSNFPSIKRRKKLPDPVEREKSVSLWSMIKENIGKDLTKVCLPVYFNEPLSSLQKCFEDLEYSYLLDRAYEWGKRGNNLMRILNVAAFAVSGYSSTEGRICKPFNPLLGETYEADFPDKGVRFFSEKVSHHPMIVACHCQGTGWKLWGDSNLKSKFWGRSIQLDPVGVLTLEFDDGDVFKWSKVTTSIYNLILGKLYCDHYGTMRIEGNRDYSCKLKFKEQSIIDRNPHQVHGGVQDRNGKTVATLFGKWDESMHYANGDCSAKGKGQDSLSETHLLWKRSKPPKYSTRYNLTRFAITLNELTPGLKEKLPPTDSRLRPDQRYLENGEYEMANSEKLRLEQRQRQARNMQERGWKPRWFAKDKNSDSYRFIGGYWEAREQGKWDSCPDIFGQIPSDHPLD
- the LOC105770216 gene encoding oxysterol-binding protein-related protein 1C isoform X2 — translated: MHPLCCISTVSDHSPVKPLPDNVAMPPHPPVTTVTTTSSSGSSFRSNSVRSTVQILCQSDQNQNNQHRRSSSVDLNRMSQRNGTPLGREVSKALNLAPAPAPPPQVDVKINNIVGNGISGVLYKWVNYGKGWKPRWFVLQDGVLSYYKIHGPDKIVVSQETERGSKVIGEESLRLISRHRNSISRHSQNRRKPFGEVHLKVSSIRESRSDDKRFSIFTGTKRLHLRAEARDDRVAWVEALQAVKDMFPRMSNSELMAPMDNVAVSTEKLRQRLMQERVNELAIQDSEQIMKSEFSALQNHLVLLKQKQSLLIDTLRQLETEKVDLENTVVGESQNKLIDLGASSMIRQDKSSGSSTDTDDDNERVDAAEEETDEDDHTFFDTRDILSSSSFRSNGSDLRTSSFSSDDEGTIADDSEDNIDPYVKSVGSNFPSIKRRKKLPDPVEREKSVSLWSMIKENIGKDLTKVCLPVYFNEPLSSLQKCFEDLEYSYLLDRAYEWGKRGNNLMRILNVAAFAVSGYSSTEGRICKPFNPLLGETYEADFPDKGVRFFSEKVSHHPMIVACHCQGTGWKLWGDSNLKSKFWGRSIQLDPVGVLTLEFDDGDVFKWSKVTTSIYNLILGKLYCDHYGTMRIEGNRDYSCKLKFKEQSIIDRNPHQVHGGVQDRNGKTVATLFGKWDESMHYANGDCSAKGKGQDSLSETHLLWKRSKPPKYSTRYNLTRFAITLNELTPGLKEKLPPTDSRLRPDQRYLENGEYEMANSEKLRLEQRQRQARNMQERGWKPRWFAKDKNSDSYRFIGGYWEAREQGKWDSCPDIFGQIPSDHPLD